The nucleotide sequence GCCGAGCGCTCGAGCCGTGGCCGAGCAGGAAGCGCCGCAGCGCCTCGTACCAGAGCGTGAACGGGATCACGAGCGTGAGTTCCTGGATCCCGCGCGGCAACAGGTCGATCGGGAAGATCACGCCGCACGCCAGGTACAGCGCAATCGCGACACCTTCATTGAGCGTGACCGCGATGCGAGGCAGCAGCAGCCCCACCCCCGCGACCAGGAAACCCGCCGACAGACACGCGACCAGTCCGATCGCGAAAGTGAGCGTGAAAGGGATCCACGCGACCGCTCCCCACTCCCACCTCACACCGACGCAGAACCAGCCGACCAGCAGAGTCACGAGCAAGCTCACGGTGCCGAGCGACAGCTTCACCAGCCCGCGGCCCGCGAGGTAGTTGATCATGCCGATCGGCGAAGTGTAGACGTACTTCAGTGTCTCGTAGTCTTCGCGCTCTTCGACGATCACCCAGCCCATGCCGATCATGACCTGCGTGACGTAGTTGTGGAACGCGTTCGCCACGAAGAAGCCGGCGAACATCTGCGCGCGCGCCGCCTGCCCCGACACGGCCCAGTACATGCCGGCCAGGATCAACGCGGTCGCGACCGGGCGCGCGACGGTGTAGACAACGAACAGGAAAGGATCGGCCCAGTTGGACTCGATCTGCCATCCGAGCCACGCGGCACTGCGCAGCTTGCCGACCCGCGCGCTCACTGCCACCTCTG is from Candidatus Eisenbacteria bacterium and encodes:
- a CDS encoding ABC transporter permease, which produces MSARVGKLRSAAWLGWQIESNWADPFLFVVYTVARPVATALILAGMYWAVSGQAARAQMFAGFFVANAFHNYVTQVMIGMGWVIVEEREDYETLKYVYTSPIGMINYLAGRGLVKLSLGTVSLLVTLLVGWFCVGVRWEWGAVAWIPFTLTFAIGLVACLSAGFLVAGVGLLLPRIAVTLNEGVAIALYLACGVIFPIDLLPRGIQELTLVIPFTLWYEALRRFLLGHGSSARLADVSDLAMLGWLALSTAVFSVVALVGYRALETRARKLGRLDQTTMF